GGCCGACGCGCAGGCGGCGGCCGATCTCGCCGCGCTCGCAGCAGCGCAGCGCCACGCGCTCGCACGCGCGGGGGCGTGCGAGACGGGCAGGGAGGCCGCGGAGCGGAACGGTGCCCGCCTCGCCTCGTGCGTCGTCGCCGGCGACGGTAGTGTCACGGTCAGCGTCGAGGTCGACCGGTCCGGCGTCTCGGGAGCTGCCGTGGCGACTCCGGTCGGCGCGACGGCCCGCGCAGGTCCGTCCTGGCTGCGAGCCGCACGAGCGGGCACGTGACCCGGCTGGCGCGAACGAGGCACGGCCGCCACCAGTACGGCCGGCATGACGCAGGGGGGACGTATGGGCACCGACGACCGAGACGGCCTCTGGGGCCACGTGCACGCCGAGAGGAGCGCGCTCGCGGACGACCTCGCCCGCCTCACGCCGGAGCAGTGGCGCCACCGCACCCTGTGCGGGCAGTGGGACGTCGAGGACGTCGTCGCGCATCTCGTCGCTGCCGCACTGACGGGACGGTGGGGATGGATCCGCAGCATCGTCGGTGCCCGCTTCCGGCCGGACGTGCACAACGAGCGGCGCATCGCCGAGCACAAGGGACGCACCCCCGAGGAGACTCTTGCCCGGTTCCGCGCCGCCGTGAGCAGCACGATCGCGCCGACCGGGCACACCGCGGCCTACCTCGGCGAGGTCGTCGTCCACGCGCAGGACGTCCGTCAGCCGCTCGGCCTCCTGAGCCAGCCGAGCGTCGACGCGCTCACCCCGGTCGCCGAGTTCTTCGCGAAGCAGGACTTCGCGGTCTCGAGCCGCAAGGTCGCTGCCGGTCTCGAGCTCGTCGCGACGGACGGTCCGTTCCGCGCAGGCAGCGGTCCGCGGGTCGAGGGCCCGACGTTAGCCCTGGTGATGGCGATGGCCGGGCGACCCGCCTACCTCGGTGAGCTCGACGGTCCGGGCCTGGACGAGCTGCGATCGCGCGTCGCTCCCGGGGACGGGTGAGGGCGCCTCTCGACCGGAGATGATGTCAACCGGTTGACACCCAAGTTGTCAACCGGTTGACTCATGTCATGAGCAGACGCCTCAGCTACTCGATCAACGAGCTTGCCGCTGCGATGAACGCCTACGCGGACCGCGTGCTGCGGGCCAGGTGGGGCATCACGAT
This genomic window from Flavimobilis soli contains:
- a CDS encoding maleylpyruvate isomerase family mycothiol-dependent enzyme, which codes for MGTDDRDGLWGHVHAERSALADDLARLTPEQWRHRTLCGQWDVEDVVAHLVAAALTGRWGWIRSIVGARFRPDVHNERRIAEHKGRTPEETLARFRAAVSSTIAPTGHTAAYLGEVVVHAQDVRQPLGLLSQPSVDALTPVAEFFAKQDFAVSSRKVAAGLELVATDGPFRAGSGPRVEGPTLALVMAMAGRPAYLGELDGPGLDELRSRVAPGDG
- a CDS encoding Rv3654c family TadE-like protein, with the protein product MGRAVTASGRSGGDEGSAAVLVLALLGAAAALVAAIALLAGAHAARADAQAAADLAALAAAQRHALARAGACETGREAAERNGARLASCVVAGDGSVTVSVEVDRSGVSGAAVATPVGATARAGPSWLRAARAGT